From the Musa acuminata AAA Group cultivar baxijiao chromosome BXJ3-7, Cavendish_Baxijiao_AAA, whole genome shotgun sequence genome, one window contains:
- the LOC103991586 gene encoding monothiol glutaredoxin-S2, translating to MGAAALSIDGAEEAPEERVGRLIQENPAVIFSRRGCCMSHVMKRLLAAVGAHPAAIELEEADEEKAAAAAGGGGLPTLFVGGVAVGGLEDLVGLHLRDHLVPMLREAGALRS from the coding sequence ATGGGGGCGGCAGCGCTGTCAATCGACGGGGCGGAGGAGGCGCCGGAGGAGCGGGTGGGGCGCCTTATCCAGGAGAACCCCGCCGTCATCTTCAGCCGGCGAGGATGCTGCATGAGCCACGTCATGAAGCGGCTTCTGGCGGCCGTGGGCGCCCACCCGGCGGCGATCGAGTTGGAGGAGGCCGACGAGGAGaaggccgccgccgctgccggggGTGGCGGGCTTCCCACCCTCTTCGTCGGTGGCGTTGCCGTGGGCGGGCTCGAGGACCTCGTGGGTCTCCACCTCCGCGACCATCTCGTCCCCATGCTCCGTGAGGCCGGCGCTCTCCGCAGCTGA
- the LOC135643211 gene encoding casein kinase 1-like protein 2 isoform X1 — protein sequence MEPRVGNKFRLGRKIGSGSFGEIYLGSNVQSNEEVAIKLENVKTKHPQLLYESKLYRILQGGTGIPNVRWFGIEGDYNVLVMDLLGPSLEDLFNFCSRKLSLKSVLMLADQMINRVEYVHSKSFLHRDIKPDNFLMGLGRRANQVYIIDFGLAKKYRDTTTHQHITYRENKNLTGTARYASINTHLGVEQSRRDDLESLGYVFMYFLRGSLPWQGLKAGTKKQKYEKISERKVSTSIEALCRGYPSEFASYFHYCRSLRFDDKPDYAYLKRIFRDLFIREGFQFDYVFDWTILKYQQSQIAGATPQALAAGDGPSSGMVPMIANMDRQSGIEEGRTSGWSADPSRWRFSAPAINAGTTSKEKNPAGNVAVPKETMPSSSTFLGRSGGSSRRAAVSSSREAVMGGEAETSYPRTAEAITGVVNRIPARRSSQVVSTDHKLSSSGRHQAFDCESARRGLQCLDLDSDGRVGY from the exons ATGGAGCCTCGAGTTGGCAACAAATTCCGCCTCGGTCGTAAAATCGGGAGCGGCTCGTTCGGGGAGATCTATTTAG GTTCTAATGTTCAGTCAAATGAAGAAGTTGCAATCAAGCTA GAAAATGTCAAGACAAAGCACCCGCAGTTGCTATATGAATCAAAGCTCTACAGAATCCTTCAAGGAGGAA CTGGTATTCCAAATGTGCGATGGTTTGGCATCGAAGGAGATTATAATGTTCTTGTTATGGATTTATTGGGTCCAAGCCTTGAAGATCTATTTAACTTTTGCAGTAGAAAACTCTCTTTGAAGTCTGTCCTTATGCTTGCTGATCAAATG ATCAACCGAGTAGAATATGTTCACTCTAAATCTTTTCTGCATCGAGATATCAAACCAGATAATTTTTTGATGGGCTTGGGCAGGCGAGCAAATCAG GTCTACATTATTGACTTTGGATTGGCCAAGAAGTACAGGGACACCACAACTCACCAGCACATTACTTACAG GGAGAACAAGAACTTGACTGGAACAGCGAGATATGCTAGCATAAACACTCACCTAGGAGTTG AGCAAAGTAGGAGGGATGATTTGGAATCTCTTGGATATGTTTTCATGTATTTCTTGAGAGGAAG CCTTCCGTGGCAGGGTCTAAAAGCTGGAACTAAGAAACAGAAGTATGAAAAAATTAGTGAAAGAAAAGTTTCCACATCAATTGAG GCATTATGCCGGGGTTATCCATCAGAGTTTGCATCATACTTCCACTATTGTCGTTCACTTCGCTTTGATGATAAACCTGATTATGCTTATCTTAAGAGAATATTTCGTGATCTTTTCATCCGCGAAG GTTTTCAATTTGATTATGTGTTTGATTGGACCATTTTAAAGTATCAGCAGTCACAGATTGCAGGTGCCACTCCACAAGCTCTT GCTGCTGGTGATGGACCAAGTTCTGGGATGGTACCCATGATTGCTAATATGGATAGGCAGTCTG GTATTGAAGAAGGAAGGACTAGTGGATGGTCAGCAGATCCCTCTCGTTGGCGATTTTCTGCACCTGCCATAAATGCTGGTACAACATCAAAAGAGAAGAATCCAGCAGGAAATGTAGCTGTTCCTAAGGAAACCATG CCATCCAGTTCAACATTCTTGGGGCGGTCAGGAGGATCCTCAAGGCGAGCTGCTGTTTCTAGCAGCCGCGAAGCCGTGATGGGTGGTGAGGCAGAAACATCATACCCTCGAACAGCAGAAGCAATCACCGGAGTCGTCAACAGAATTCCAGCCCGGCGAAGCTCACAAGTAGTGTCAACAGATCACAAGTTGTCATCCTCCGGAAGGCATCAAGCTTTCGACTGCGAGTCTGCACGCAGAGGACTTCAGTGCCTTGATCTTGACAGTGATGGAAGGGTTGGATACTAG
- the LOC135643211 gene encoding casein kinase 1-like protein 1 isoform X2 gives MEPRVGNKFRLGRKIGSGSFGEIYLGSNVQSNEEVAIKLENVKTKHPQLLYESKLYRILQGGTGIPNVRWFGIEGDYNVLVMDLLGPSLEDLFNFCSRKLSLKSVLMLADQMINRVEYVHSKSFLHRDIKPDNFLMGLGRRANQVYIIDFGLAKKYRDTTTHQHITYRENKNLTGTARYASINTHLGVEQSRRDDLESLGYVFMYFLRGSLPWQGLKAGTKKQKYEKISERKVSTSIEALCRGYPSEFASYFHYCRSLRFDDKPDYAYLKRIFRDLFIREGFQFDYVFDWTILKYQQSQIAGATPQALAAGDGPSSGMVPMIANMDRQSGIEEGRTSGWSADPSRWRFSAPAINAGTTSKEKNPAGNVAVPKETMFNILGAVRRILKASCCF, from the exons ATGGAGCCTCGAGTTGGCAACAAATTCCGCCTCGGTCGTAAAATCGGGAGCGGCTCGTTCGGGGAGATCTATTTAG GTTCTAATGTTCAGTCAAATGAAGAAGTTGCAATCAAGCTA GAAAATGTCAAGACAAAGCACCCGCAGTTGCTATATGAATCAAAGCTCTACAGAATCCTTCAAGGAGGAA CTGGTATTCCAAATGTGCGATGGTTTGGCATCGAAGGAGATTATAATGTTCTTGTTATGGATTTATTGGGTCCAAGCCTTGAAGATCTATTTAACTTTTGCAGTAGAAAACTCTCTTTGAAGTCTGTCCTTATGCTTGCTGATCAAATG ATCAACCGAGTAGAATATGTTCACTCTAAATCTTTTCTGCATCGAGATATCAAACCAGATAATTTTTTGATGGGCTTGGGCAGGCGAGCAAATCAG GTCTACATTATTGACTTTGGATTGGCCAAGAAGTACAGGGACACCACAACTCACCAGCACATTACTTACAG GGAGAACAAGAACTTGACTGGAACAGCGAGATATGCTAGCATAAACACTCACCTAGGAGTTG AGCAAAGTAGGAGGGATGATTTGGAATCTCTTGGATATGTTTTCATGTATTTCTTGAGAGGAAG CCTTCCGTGGCAGGGTCTAAAAGCTGGAACTAAGAAACAGAAGTATGAAAAAATTAGTGAAAGAAAAGTTTCCACATCAATTGAG GCATTATGCCGGGGTTATCCATCAGAGTTTGCATCATACTTCCACTATTGTCGTTCACTTCGCTTTGATGATAAACCTGATTATGCTTATCTTAAGAGAATATTTCGTGATCTTTTCATCCGCGAAG GTTTTCAATTTGATTATGTGTTTGATTGGACCATTTTAAAGTATCAGCAGTCACAGATTGCAGGTGCCACTCCACAAGCTCTT GCTGCTGGTGATGGACCAAGTTCTGGGATGGTACCCATGATTGCTAATATGGATAGGCAGTCTG GTATTGAAGAAGGAAGGACTAGTGGATGGTCAGCAGATCCCTCTCGTTGGCGATTTTCTGCACCTGCCATAAATGCTGGTACAACATCAAAAGAGAAGAATCCAGCAGGAAATGTAGCTGTTCCTAAGGAAACCATG TTCAACATTCTTGGGGCGGTCAGGAGGATCCTCAAGGCGAGCTGCTGTTTCTAG
- the LOC103975151 gene encoding uncharacterized protein LOC103975151 has protein sequence MPLPPCRPPPRRSASLSPRRRPSIPEWNPVISGDGREEEEVRPVVLNDREYADGIGRIEDQGIRGGVPAKFLYRESAPAYWRAKEKSFYPSTSRLRVGIWQKVRNMNSWFFSSLGQENKDGMIKMH, from the exons ATGCCCCTGCCGCCGTGCCGGCCTCCTCCTCGAAGAAGCGCTTCCCTGTCGCCGAGGCGTCGGCCCTCGATTCCGGAGTGGAATCCAGTGATTAGCGGCGATGgtcgagaggaggaggaggtgaggcCGGTGGTGTTGAATGACAGAGAGTATGCGGATGGGATCGGGAGAATCGAGGATCAGGGAATCAGAGGTGGTGTTCCGGCCAAGTTCTTGTACCGGGAATCGGCGCCGGCGTACTGGAGGGCCAAGGAGAAAAG CTTCTATCCTTCTACATCAAGGTTGAGGGTTGGCATATGGCAGAAG GTTAGGAACATGAACTCTTGGTTCTTCAGCAGTCTCGGACAGGAGAATAAGGACGGGATGATCAAAATGCATTAA